One segment of Mycoplasma sp. E35C DNA contains the following:
- a CDS encoding AAA family ATPase, giving the protein MSSDKKTYAKKESSPKYELRTSFAIKNRDNSNFKIKFSLSVFLEKIKQTYPNINNIEEVDCIKSCKNREGKTIYYIDIKRKKPPFIKLQEHFFNIVKSYAKKHHNNGNNKIINDNDLQPAFVFNIEPDEKSNNSQDSSIKNGDICLSLDNFELFNDLEIDEQDKINETNYYWFKFLSSYNFNPLSLWLSIINNNLILGIISILDLNDIFKKLLDKADRQFLTHKNKIYYGVPGCGKSHKVYEEIKKEEAFHLRTVFHPDYSNADFIGQIMPTVDDNGNIKYSFKPGPFSLALEEAYKKPNEDIFFVIEEINRGNAASIFGDVFQLLDRDDEGVSKYPIINLDIQKYLESKIENQKFEQIFIPKNLILVATMNTSDQNVFALDNAFKRRWNFIKIDNDIQNNENHPYKDWYVPGLDEPTTWKEFVVVINKIITKHQKDNLFLSEDKMIGQYFVDKNLLIESEEELKNNNKTLNEKAQFFANKVIMYLWEDVFKMDREAIFNSDYNSLDELIKDFCNKKMIFNQNFKTKIEEFRNQESKQTFSENQ; this is encoded by the coding sequence TTGTCTAGCGATAAAAAAACTTATGCAAAGAAAGAATCATCGCCTAAATACGAATTGCGTACTTCTTTTGCTATAAAAAACAGAGATAATTCTAATTTCAAAATCAAATTTAGTTTAAGTGTCTTTTTAGAAAAAATTAAACAAACTTATCCAAACATCAATAATATTGAAGAAGTAGATTGTATTAAATCATGTAAAAATCGCGAAGGAAAGACTATTTATTATATAGATATAAAAAGAAAGAAACCTCCCTTTATTAAACTACAAGAGCATTTCTTTAATATAGTTAAATCTTATGCTAAAAAACATCATAATAATGGTAATAATAAAATAATTAACGACAATGATTTACAACCTGCGTTTGTATTTAATATAGAACCTGATGAGAAAAGTAATAACTCTCAAGATTCATCAATAAAAAATGGTGATATTTGTTTATCGTTAGATAATTTCGAATTATTTAACGATTTAGAGATTGATGAACAAGATAAAATTAATGAGACAAATTATTATTGATTTAAGTTTTTAAGTAGCTACAATTTTAACCCTTTAAGTCTATGATTATCGATAATTAATAATAATTTAATACTGGGTATTATTTCTATTCTTGATTTAAACGATATATTTAAAAAATTATTGGATAAAGCTGATAGACAATTTTTAACACATAAAAATAAAATCTATTATGGTGTGCCAGGTTGTGGTAAAAGCCATAAGGTTTATGAAGAAATTAAAAAAGAAGAGGCCTTTCATTTAAGAACAGTCTTTCATCCAGATTATTCTAATGCAGATTTTATCGGTCAAATTATGCCAACAGTTGATGACAATGGTAATATCAAATATTCTTTTAAACCTGGACCGTTTTCATTAGCCTTAGAAGAAGCATACAAAAAACCCAACGAAGATATCTTCTTTGTTATCGAAGAAATTAATCGTGGTAATGCTGCATCGATTTTTGGTGATGTTTTTCAATTATTAGATCGTGATGATGAAGGTGTAAGTAAATATCCAATTATTAATCTAGATATTCAAAAATATCTAGAATCAAAAATTGAAAACCAAAAATTTGAGCAAATTTTTATTCCTAAAAATTTAATTTTAGTTGCTACCATGAACACTAGTGACCAAAATGTTTTTGCACTAGATAATGCATTTAAAAGAAGATGAAACTTCATTAAGATTGATAATGATATTCAAAACAACGAAAACCATCCATATAAAGATTGATATGTTCCAGGACTAGATGAACCAACTACATGAAAAGAGTTTGTTGTTGTGATCAACAAAATAATTACTAAACACCAAAAAGATAATCTTTTTTTAAGTGAAGATAAGATGATTGGTCAATATTTTGTTGATAAAAATTTATTAATTGAATCTGAAGAAGAATTAAAAAACAACAACAAAACTCTAAATGAAAAAGCTCAATTTTTTGCCAACAAAGTAATCATGTATTTATGAGAAGATGTATTCAAAATGGATAGAGAAGCAATCTTTAATTCTGACTACAATTCATTAGATGAACTAATTAAGGATTTTTGTAATAAAAAAATGATATTTAATCAAAACTTTAAAACTAAAATTGAAGAATTCAGAAATCAAGAATCAAAACAAACATTTAGTGAAAATCAATAA
- a CDS encoding LlaJI family restriction endonuclease: MKPDDKKLKIELELSDYFWNKKPHFVGVEIKNNKIVFYPPKNFVSSKNNDDQLKKQIFRVLKTVNLDVNKIRQKDDLEHDDSQEDKNVQQDFLAKTNNTILIKDCWLLIEHYLTNQRYVSIEKKYSFGTKPKINWKKTIKQKSIISNNNILFTKYVCETNIRTENIINEIYLYCVQKAFDYFGWYFNKTFNNKNKKNDQFFHQNWSLKIINDELHKTFNDNQRSVLLAMKNIIQGVSIKPCDDNVSVYGTDQYESIYETMIDKLFNNNLKIEGFYCYANHHLIDDLKPKNQLEPLRPDSGFVYENNLYLLDAKYYLYSDKSTLINIPQTTDIQKQITYGKNADKLVHNNQLKFDQPIQNVYNAFLLPFNKKDDHTNNTNLKYVGYLVSQWEDNNQTYHYIPIVYIDINYLIDNYDKNDVDIRKELANLIKDNVDKLLEKNNKSDAEKINLEPIN, translated from the coding sequence ATGAAACCTGATGATAAAAAGCTTAAAATAGAATTAGAACTATCTGATTATTTTTGGAATAAAAAACCACATTTTGTTGGTGTTGAGATAAAAAACAATAAAATTGTTTTTTATCCACCCAAGAATTTTGTTTCATCAAAAAACAATGATGATCAATTAAAAAAACAAATTTTTCGTGTATTAAAAACTGTTAATCTTGATGTAAATAAAATAAGACAAAAAGATGATTTAGAACATGATGATTCACAAGAAGATAAGAATGTTCAACAAGATTTTTTAGCCAAAACAAACAATACTATTTTAATTAAGGATTGTTGGTTATTAATTGAACATTATCTAACCAACCAACGCTATGTAAGTATTGAAAAGAAATACTCATTCGGCACTAAACCTAAGATTAATTGAAAAAAAACAATTAAGCAAAAATCCATCATTTCTAATAACAATATTTTGTTCACTAAATATGTATGTGAAACTAATATTAGAACTGAAAATATTATTAATGAAATCTATCTTTATTGCGTTCAAAAAGCCTTTGATTATTTCGGTTGGTATTTTAATAAAACTTTTAATAATAAGAATAAAAAGAACGATCAATTTTTTCATCAAAATTGATCGTTAAAAATTATTAATGATGAGTTACATAAAACCTTTAATGATAACCAAAGATCGGTTTTGTTAGCCATGAAAAATATCATTCAGGGTGTTAGTATAAAACCTTGTGATGATAATGTTAGTGTTTATGGAACTGATCAATATGAATCTATTTATGAAACCATGATTGATAAGTTGTTTAATAACAACTTAAAGATAGAAGGTTTTTATTGTTATGCCAACCATCATCTTATTGATGATTTAAAACCCAAAAACCAATTAGAGCCACTAAGACCAGATAGTGGGTTTGTTTATGAAAATAACTTATATTTATTGGATGCAAAATATTATCTTTATTCAGATAAATCAACATTAATTAATATTCCCCAAACAACAGATATTCAAAAACAAATCACATACGGTAAGAATGCTGATAAGTTAGTTCATAACAATCAATTAAAATTTGATCAACCAATTCAAAATGTTTATAATGCTTTTTTATTACCATTTAATAAAAAAGATGATCATACTAACAATACTAACTTGAAATATGTTGGGTATTTAGTTTCACAATGAGAAGATAACAATCAAACATATCACTACATCCCGATTGTTTATATTGACATTAATTATTTGATTGATAATTATGATAAAAATGATGTGGATATAAGAAAAGAGTTAGCGAACTTAATAAAAGATAATGTTGATAAGCTTTTAGAAAAAAACAATAAAAGTGATGCTGAAAAAATTAACTTAGAACCAATTAATTAA